A window from Corynebacterium urogenitale encodes these proteins:
- a CDS encoding pseudouridine synthase: MNPTRAQVPLEWADPVVAEDFIWHLISTQRHRHPEDDRTAVAQRFAAGEVVLDSGEQLAPQAMLRQGTFVNFYRRPAPEREVPGDLDLIFQDDTLLVVDKPPFLSTLPRGQHITQTALVKARVQFGNSDLSPCHRLDRLTRGVLMLTTRPEVRGAYQTMFDRRLPTKTYEALTPLPHDAPYAALERFHDWQEWPAPTESEPWVLRHHMVKIRGRLSTYVDESVSQGEMNAVTRVLGLREEQREGRGVLVWTLQPGTGRTHQLRVAMRSFGLPIINDPLYEALSDDALTHPDAELPRPVFVEDEDFSRPMGLIAKKLEFTDPITGQPRSFESRF, encoded by the coding sequence TTGAATCCCACGCGTGCTCAGGTGCCGTTGGAGTGGGCGGATCCGGTCGTAGCTGAGGACTTTATTTGGCATCTCATTTCCACCCAGCGTCACCGCCATCCGGAGGATGATCGCACCGCTGTCGCACAGCGCTTCGCGGCGGGGGAAGTAGTTCTCGATTCGGGTGAGCAGCTCGCCCCACAGGCGATGCTCCGGCAGGGCACGTTTGTGAACTTCTATCGCCGTCCTGCCCCGGAACGCGAGGTTCCCGGCGATCTCGACCTCATTTTCCAAGATGACACTCTGCTCGTCGTGGATAAGCCTCCGTTCCTTTCCACGCTCCCCCGTGGGCAGCACATCACGCAGACCGCCCTGGTCAAGGCGCGTGTCCAGTTCGGGAACTCCGACCTTTCCCCGTGCCACCGTCTGGACCGTCTCACCCGCGGGGTGCTGATGCTGACAACACGGCCAGAGGTCCGCGGGGCTTATCAGACGATGTTTGATCGTCGTCTGCCCACGAAAACCTACGAAGCCCTGACACCCCTTCCGCATGACGCTCCCTATGCAGCACTTGAGCGTTTTCACGACTGGCAGGAGTGGCCCGCACCAACGGAATCCGAGCCCTGGGTGCTTCGCCATCACATGGTGAAGATCCGTGGGCGTCTGTCCACGTATGTGGATGAGTCCGTATCCCAAGGGGAGATGAACGCAGTGACGCGCGTGCTTGGCCTTCGTGAGGAGCAGCGGGAAGGGCGCGGCGTACTGGTGTGGACGCTGCAGCCGGGGACGGGCCGCACGCATCAGTTGCGTGTCGCGATGCGTTCTTTCGGCCTGCCGATTATTAATGACCCGCTCTACGAGGCGCTCTCGGATGATGCCCTCACTCATCCCGATGCAGAGTTGCCGCGTCCTGTATTTGTGGAAGATGAAGATTTTTCGCGCCCTATGGGCCTGATCGCCAAGAAGTTAGAGTTCACGGATCCGATCACGGGGCAGCCGCGCTCCTTCGAGAGCCGTTTTTAA
- the yidC gene encoding membrane protein insertase YidC → MIIVEYPVALVLKAWHLLFHNVFGMDASQAWLFCIPLLVLTVRALLLPVAYRQYHSTRVLANLRPHLREITNEYKDKKDRQSQREARLKRLELQKNAEYKMRDGCLPMLIQIPIFIGLYRLLLHISNPAEGLTSTHAGRGPLSSADIDAFLEARFFHVPLPAYYAMDDAQRAFLNITQPEILRVALPLIIFASICTTANFAYSIRRSMRTMDYSQAISHFFMRLLFLMAPLVMLFPWIFGLAGPAPLAILIYWVCNNLWTAVQAVSIQRYLDKKMPYTEAFREDWAAQKQAYKSRKGPGKHAAQRGKKHSGQNVAEFVASPTREHADKQARSSGPRHAKK, encoded by the coding sequence ATGATTATTGTGGAGTACCCCGTCGCCCTTGTCCTCAAGGCGTGGCACCTCCTTTTCCACAATGTGTTTGGGATGGATGCATCCCAAGCGTGGCTGTTCTGCATTCCCCTGTTGGTGCTGACTGTCCGCGCGCTCCTGCTGCCGGTGGCTTATCGCCAGTACCACTCAACGCGCGTACTGGCGAACCTCCGCCCGCACCTGCGTGAGATCACCAACGAATACAAGGACAAGAAGGATCGGCAATCGCAGCGTGAAGCGCGGCTCAAGCGCTTGGAGTTGCAGAAGAACGCGGAATACAAGATGCGCGATGGCTGCTTGCCAATGTTGATCCAAATTCCCATCTTCATCGGCCTTTATCGCCTGCTGCTGCACATCTCCAACCCGGCAGAGGGGCTCACGAGCACGCACGCCGGCCGCGGTCCGTTGAGTTCGGCGGACATTGACGCCTTCCTCGAAGCGCGTTTCTTCCATGTCCCCCTGCCCGCGTATTACGCAATGGACGACGCCCAGAGGGCCTTCCTCAATATCACTCAACCGGAGATCCTGCGGGTGGCTCTGCCCCTAATCATCTTCGCCTCAATCTGCACCACGGCAAACTTCGCCTATTCCATCAGGCGTTCTATGAGGACGATGGACTATAGCCAGGCTATCTCCCACTTCTTCATGCGGCTCCTATTTCTCATGGCACCGCTCGTGATGCTCTTCCCCTGGATCTTCGGCCTTGCTGGCCCAGCGCCGCTGGCCATCCTGATCTACTGGGTATGCAACAACCTGTGGACCGCGGTGCAGGCTGTGTCCATTCAGCGCTACCTTGACAAAAAGATGCCCTACACGGAGGCATTTCGTGAGGATTGGGCGGCACAGAAGCAGGCGTATAAGTCGCGCAAGGGGCCAGGAAAACACGCGGCACAGCGGGGCAAGAAACACTCCGGTCAGAATGTTGCAGAGTTCGTGGCTTCCCCCACCCGTGAGCACGCGGACAAGCAAGCACGCTCCAGTGGCCCACGGCACGCGAAGAAATAA
- a CDS encoding class E sortase: MSKHQQRPRLDPLSVLGELLVTFGVIALLFAFWEVVWTDVQSGRQQSAVAQDLDGQWDDRNPRPLTEPSEGAAFARLFIPSFGSDYNYAVVKGVADEDLDKGPGHYMDTQDPGQPGNFALAGHRVGRGSPFNNLGDLNSCDPIVVETAGAWYVYRILPIDAAPEQRRAVAGECMEPQLADRMSTGEYANVNGRFITTPNDINVINPVPSTPSIEVSPDDAALLTMTTCHPQFSNAERMIVHAVLVRAAAKQDGYVPPEMTREA; the protein is encoded by the coding sequence ATGAGCAAACACCAGCAGCGTCCAAGGTTGGATCCCCTCAGCGTCCTCGGGGAACTCCTGGTGACCTTCGGCGTGATCGCACTGCTCTTTGCCTTCTGGGAGGTCGTGTGGACGGACGTGCAGTCGGGTCGGCAGCAGTCCGCTGTGGCCCAGGACCTCGACGGCCAGTGGGATGACCGCAATCCCCGCCCCCTGACGGAGCCCTCCGAGGGCGCGGCATTTGCCCGCCTTTTCATCCCTAGCTTTGGCTCGGATTACAACTATGCCGTGGTCAAGGGCGTAGCGGACGAAGACCTCGACAAGGGCCCTGGGCATTACATGGACACCCAGGATCCAGGACAGCCGGGCAATTTTGCATTGGCCGGTCACCGGGTGGGACGTGGTTCCCCGTTCAATAATCTGGGGGACCTCAATAGCTGCGATCCGATCGTGGTGGAGACTGCTGGCGCATGGTACGTCTACCGCATCTTGCCCATCGATGCGGCACCGGAGCAGCGCAGGGCCGTGGCTGGGGAGTGCATGGAGCCGCAGCTGGCGGATCGCATGTCCACCGGCGAGTATGCCAACGTCAATGGGCGCTTCATTACGACCCCGAACGATATCAACGTCATTAACCCGGTTCCGAGCACACCGAGTATCGAGGTCTCTCCGGATGATGCGGCACTTTTGACGATGACCACCTGCCATCCGCAGTTTTCCAATGCGGAGCGCATGATCGTGCACGCTGTGCTGGTGCGGGCGGCCGCGAAGCAGGACGGCTACGTGCCACCGGAGATGACGAGGGAGGCATAA
- a CDS encoding alkaline phosphatase D family protein, translated as MNKNISRRRALQSGAAATATIAAASAMNSTASAEVAQADSQDHAVFQHGVASGDPYATSVILWTRVTSHPDDYAGRNRGTATGIRWEIATDEGFQNIVTSGQVKATPDTDMTVKPEATGLSPYSPYFYRFVVTDGQYKGQISPVGSTRTAPAAGQDLSELRFALFSCSNWEAGYFSAYRDMANRGDIDYALHVGDYIYEYPRGEYTGKTGAVRGHLPPHEIVSLQDYRERYAQYHTDADLQAAHATCPWIVTWDDHEIANDTWAGGAENHQPNEGDWSARRAAAIQAYLEWLPIRATPFSAGGHIYRNLSFGNLAELNMLDLRTYRNEQVAFLGAKNTDREDRTMLGSEQFSWLASKLETSHARWNLIGNSVMMTPVLIPPLDAQTSSAVTQLLGLPQQGLAYNYDQWDGYAAERRRLIRLLQDKGINNTVWLTGDIHSSWACDVPVEPGAYPREGSAAVEIVTTSVSSSNIDDILKLPEDNPLSHTAEFAFTELNKYVKYLDYDSHGYTVVQFTHDYVHADYILLRPDGKLRPNQPLFYRTSARAYHGKGIKKHNQPIDKASHSGR; from the coding sequence ATGAATAAAAACATCAGCCGTCGCCGCGCTCTCCAGTCTGGCGCTGCCGCCACCGCCACCATCGCCGCCGCTTCCGCGATGAACTCCACAGCCTCCGCCGAAGTAGCGCAAGCAGATTCCCAGGACCACGCCGTCTTCCAGCACGGTGTCGCCTCCGGCGATCCCTATGCCACCAGTGTGATCCTCTGGACCCGCGTCACCTCCCACCCCGACGATTACGCTGGCCGCAATCGCGGCACAGCCACCGGAATTCGGTGGGAAATTGCCACTGATGAGGGCTTTCAGAACATCGTTACCTCCGGCCAGGTAAAGGCCACGCCTGACACAGACATGACGGTAAAGCCGGAGGCGACCGGCCTGAGCCCCTATAGCCCGTACTTCTACCGCTTCGTCGTCACCGATGGTCAATATAAGGGGCAGATCTCCCCTGTTGGCAGCACCCGCACCGCACCCGCAGCAGGCCAAGACCTCAGCGAACTTCGTTTCGCACTATTCAGCTGCTCTAACTGGGAGGCTGGCTACTTCAGCGCCTACCGCGATATGGCCAACCGCGGCGATATCGATTACGCACTGCACGTGGGCGATTACATCTACGAATATCCCCGCGGTGAGTACACCGGCAAGACCGGCGCTGTCCGCGGTCATCTGCCGCCCCACGAGATCGTGAGCCTGCAGGACTACCGCGAGCGCTACGCCCAGTACCATACCGACGCGGACCTTCAGGCAGCGCACGCTACCTGCCCGTGGATTGTGACCTGGGATGACCATGAGATTGCCAATGACACGTGGGCCGGCGGCGCGGAGAACCACCAGCCCAACGAGGGCGATTGGTCAGCGCGCCGCGCTGCTGCCATCCAGGCGTACCTCGAGTGGCTGCCGATTCGCGCCACTCCTTTCAGCGCTGGCGGCCACATCTACCGCAACCTGTCGTTCGGCAACTTGGCCGAGCTCAACATGCTCGATCTACGCACTTACCGCAACGAGCAGGTGGCCTTCCTCGGCGCGAAGAATACCGACCGGGAGGACCGCACCATGCTGGGTTCTGAGCAGTTCTCTTGGCTTGCAAGCAAGCTGGAGACCTCCCATGCCCGCTGGAACCTCATTGGTAATTCCGTGATGATGACCCCGGTTCTCATTCCACCATTGGATGCACAGACCAGTTCTGCCGTCACACAATTATTGGGACTGCCACAACAGGGCTTGGCATACAACTACGACCAATGGGATGGCTATGCTGCGGAGCGGCGTCGCCTAATCCGCCTGTTGCAAGATAAAGGCATTAATAACACCGTGTGGCTCACAGGGGATATCCACTCCTCATGGGCCTGCGATGTGCCCGTAGAACCAGGGGCTTATCCCCGCGAAGGTTCAGCGGCAGTGGAGATCGTTACCACTTCTGTGTCGAGTTCTAATATCGACGACATTCTCAAGCTGCCCGAGGATAACCCGCTCAGCCATACGGCGGAGTTTGCCTTCACGGAATTGAACAAGTACGTGAAGTACCTGGATTATGATTCACATGGTTATACCGTGGTCCAATTCACCCACGACTACGTCCATGCGGATTACATTCTGCTCCGCCCAGACGGCAAGCTTCGCCCGAATCAGCCACTGTTCTATCGCACCTCTGCCCGCGCTTATCACGGCAAGGGGATAAAGAAACACAATCAGCCTATCGATAAGGCGAGCCACAGCGGCCGCTAA
- a CDS encoding MFS transporter — translation MSHTSPQPQTPQPSAQHPLARWLLLATVGTGVFLITLDNTVLYTALPTLVESLDATSSEMLWIINAYPVVIAGLLLGTGTLGDKIGHRRMFTIGMSIFGVASVVAAFAPTVALLIAGRALLALGAACMMPSTLSLIRLTFTKSRELSFAIGVWAMLAVVAGGVGPLVGGLLLEWFWWGSVFLLNVPFAVLSLIAIPFVAPRSIRDPEKHWDWLSSLQAMLALVCTVVVIKELAHSPQNWGLIFVVLVLGAFGWVLFVRRQQRLSQPLLTLDIFRNPVFVAGTIGASFAMIGMVGLEFLVTQKFQLVDGFTPLQSGVLVTASAAGSALTSAVAGAKLHDIGARVLVSGGFLAASVGAALVAIGPVVDATWLIAVGLFIVGMGLGGVMSVASMLIISNAPAHRAGMASSVEEVSYEMGSLLAVAILGSVMSFVYTLRVSLPDGSPARANDSLQDAQLAIKDGSYEPELASNIMNAVTDSYLDAFISSAVLVSVILFLGAAVTSRQLKGYVLPEDED, via the coding sequence ATGTCGCATACCTCTCCGCAGCCCCAAACACCGCAGCCTAGTGCCCAGCATCCGCTGGCTCGATGGCTACTGCTGGCGACGGTCGGAACAGGTGTTTTCCTCATTACTCTGGACAACACGGTTCTGTACACAGCGTTGCCAACGCTCGTGGAGAGCCTGGACGCCACCAGCTCCGAAATGCTGTGGATCATTAACGCCTATCCGGTGGTCATTGCCGGGCTCCTCCTTGGCACCGGCACTCTTGGGGACAAGATCGGGCACCGCAGAATGTTCACTATTGGGATGAGCATCTTTGGCGTGGCCTCCGTCGTGGCTGCATTCGCCCCGACCGTGGCACTCCTCATCGCTGGCCGCGCCTTGCTGGCCCTTGGCGCGGCGTGCATGATGCCCTCCACCTTGTCTCTCATACGCTTAACTTTTACTAAATCGCGTGAATTGTCTTTCGCGATCGGAGTGTGGGCAATGCTCGCTGTCGTCGCCGGTGGCGTGGGCCCCTTGGTTGGCGGGTTGTTGCTGGAATGGTTCTGGTGGGGATCAGTATTTTTGCTGAACGTCCCTTTTGCGGTTCTGTCATTGATTGCTATTCCTTTTGTGGCGCCCCGCTCCATTCGCGATCCGGAGAAGCACTGGGACTGGCTGTCCTCTCTCCAGGCCATGCTCGCGCTCGTGTGCACCGTCGTCGTGATTAAGGAGCTGGCGCACTCACCGCAGAACTGGGGCCTCATCTTCGTCGTCCTTGTGCTCGGCGCGTTCGGCTGGGTGCTTTTTGTTCGACGTCAACAGCGCCTCTCACAGCCTCTGCTGACACTCGACATTTTTCGCAACCCAGTGTTCGTCGCGGGAACTATTGGTGCTTCTTTCGCGATGATTGGAATGGTTGGTCTCGAGTTCCTCGTGACCCAGAAGTTCCAGCTAGTGGACGGTTTTACTCCTCTTCAATCTGGAGTACTCGTTACAGCATCAGCTGCTGGTTCAGCGCTGACCTCTGCGGTTGCAGGAGCGAAGCTGCACGATATTGGTGCTCGGGTTTTGGTGTCCGGGGGCTTCCTCGCTGCGTCAGTTGGTGCGGCCTTAGTGGCCATCGGGCCTGTGGTCGATGCAACCTGGCTTATTGCCGTGGGGCTGTTTATTGTCGGTATGGGCCTTGGCGGGGTGATGTCTGTTGCTTCCATGCTCATCATCAGCAATGCACCCGCACATCGCGCAGGAATGGCGTCCTCTGTGGAGGAAGTGTCCTATGAAATGGGCTCCCTCCTTGCCGTTGCCATCCTCGGCAGCGTCATGTCCTTCGTCTACACGCTGCGCGTTAGTCTTCCCGATGGTTCCCCGGCACGCGCGAATGACAGCCTGCAGGACGCCCAGTTGGCCATCAAGGATGGGTCGTACGAGCCCGAATTGGCGTCGAACATCATGAATGCGGTGACGGACAGCTACCTAGACGCCTTCATCAGCAGTGCGGTATTGGTCTCGGTGATTCTCTTCCTCGGCGCGGCGGTCACCAGCCGGCAGCTCAAGGGCTATGTACTGCCAGAGGACGAAGACTAA
- a CDS encoding DUF6474 family protein, translated as MGLFSTMRRRRQEKKATIKAAKVRAIAETKADAKLEKAKEKYLRKTAKKVRKADAKELKNRRKHEEKMASAALQQLKAGNFNSQNVSRYVGAARVALPALLPLFYRGMTQMKEVNERQNLQRAGLAPTTNASFAGDGPTQKARIRQIRKDVSKGGVPMGFAQDVEERMDDLEDAVDNTSTMNNDQTRHALQAISRELDLVEAQIRTKRS; from the coding sequence ATGGGACTGTTCAGCACGATGCGTCGCCGCCGCCAGGAGAAGAAGGCCACCATTAAGGCAGCGAAGGTTCGCGCGATTGCGGAGACTAAGGCCGATGCCAAGTTGGAAAAGGCGAAGGAAAAGTACCTGCGCAAGACGGCGAAGAAGGTACGCAAGGCCGACGCCAAGGAGCTGAAGAACCGCCGCAAGCACGAGGAGAAGATGGCTTCCGCTGCTTTGCAGCAGTTGAAGGCAGGTAACTTCAACAGTCAGAACGTCTCGCGTTACGTGGGTGCTGCTCGTGTGGCGCTACCAGCGTTGTTGCCACTGTTCTACCGTGGCATGACCCAGATGAAGGAGGTCAACGAGCGCCAGAATCTCCAGCGTGCCGGCTTGGCGCCGACCACGAATGCTTCCTTCGCGGGCGATGGCCCGACGCAGAAGGCTCGCATCCGTCAGATCCGCAAGGATGTCTCCAAGGGTGGCGTGCCGATGGGCTTCGCGCAGGATGTTGAGGAGCGCATGGACGATCTCGAGGATGCTGTGGATAATACGTCCACGATGAACAACGACCAGACTCGCCACGCGCTGCAGGCGATTTCCCGCGAGCTGGATCTGGTGGAGGCCCAGATCCGCACGAAGCGTAGCTAG
- a CDS encoding TetR/AcrR family transcriptional regulator has translation MATAAKKTTSRRRNRPGPRQRLLASATNLFTTEGIRVIGIDRILRDADVAKASLYSLFGSKDNLVVAYLEELDAKWRAAWTELADERVKPEDRIIAFFDLCIREEPKNNFRGSHFQNAAGEYPRPECESEERIRAAAMEHRDWCRDTMAELLKERFGYSSRTLADQLMVFLDGGLAGSKMSRTVVPLETARDLARQLLLTAPAMYSI, from the coding sequence ATGGCCACAGCAGCGAAGAAGACCACGAGCCGTCGGCGCAACCGCCCAGGGCCACGGCAACGTTTGCTCGCTAGCGCCACGAACCTGTTCACCACCGAGGGCATCCGCGTTATCGGCATTGACCGTATCCTGCGCGATGCGGATGTCGCCAAGGCCTCCCTGTACTCCCTGTTCGGTTCGAAGGACAACCTCGTCGTCGCTTATCTGGAGGAGCTCGACGCCAAGTGGCGCGCAGCCTGGACAGAACTGGCTGACGAGCGGGTGAAGCCTGAGGACCGCATCATCGCTTTCTTCGATCTCTGTATCCGCGAAGAACCGAAAAACAACTTCCGTGGCTCCCACTTCCAAAATGCGGCTGGTGAATACCCGCGCCCGGAGTGTGAATCCGAGGAGCGCATTCGCGCCGCAGCAATGGAGCACCGGGACTGGTGCCGCGACACCATGGCGGAGCTGCTTAAGGAGCGCTTCGGCTACTCTTCCCGCACCCTCGCTGACCAGCTCATGGTTTTCCTTGACGGCGGACTGGCTGGCTCCAAGATGAGCCGCACCGTCGTGCCACTGGAAACCGCCCGCGATCTCGCGCGCCAGCTACTGCTCACCGCGCCTGCGATGTACAGCATCTAA
- a CDS encoding universal stress protein, with translation MTSPAVKDIVVAVDGSEASDIAVQWAANTALKRNQPIKLVTAYSMPQFMYADGMVPPQELYDELEGEAGDKLDHARRIVADFDSSISVTAEVKESSPIDYLLELSETAEMIVMGSRGLGGLSGLVMGSVSAAVVSHADCPVVVVRKDNHVTEENKYGPVVVGVDGSAVSRKALEMAFQEADARGAVLRAVHAWSDAQFHSSYIGVVEAQSQMETLIAEQKELLGEELAPFVKQFPNVKVDEIVERERPIHSLKEAAEGAQLMVLGSHGRGGFKGMLLGSTSRALLQYAPCPMMVVRPKSAN, from the coding sequence ATGACCTCTCCAGCAGTCAAGGACATCGTGGTAGCTGTCGATGGCTCCGAGGCCTCCGACATTGCAGTTCAGTGGGCAGCGAACACCGCACTGAAGCGCAATCAGCCGATCAAGCTGGTGACCGCCTACAGCATGCCGCAGTTCATGTACGCCGACGGCATGGTCCCACCCCAGGAGCTCTACGATGAGCTCGAGGGAGAAGCAGGCGACAAGCTGGATCACGCCCGCCGCATCGTCGCAGACTTCGACTCTTCCATTTCCGTCACCGCAGAGGTGAAGGAATCCTCCCCAATCGATTACCTGCTCGAGTTGTCCGAGACCGCGGAGATGATCGTCATGGGTTCTCGCGGCCTCGGTGGGCTGTCCGGCCTGGTCATGGGGTCCGTCTCCGCCGCTGTTGTCTCCCACGCCGATTGCCCCGTGGTCGTGGTGCGCAAGGACAACCACGTCACCGAGGAGAACAAGTACGGCCCGGTGGTCGTCGGTGTGGACGGTTCCGCTGTGTCCCGCAAGGCTCTGGAGATGGCCTTCCAGGAAGCAGATGCCCGCGGAGCGGTGCTCCGAGCCGTGCATGCCTGGTCCGATGCTCAGTTCCACTCCTCCTACATCGGCGTGGTAGAGGCTCAGTCCCAGATGGAGACCCTCATCGCAGAGCAGAAGGAGCTGCTGGGTGAGGAGCTGGCACCATTCGTCAAGCAGTTCCCGAACGTCAAGGTGGACGAGATTGTGGAGCGCGAGCGTCCAATCCACTCCTTGAAGGAAGCTGCGGAAGGCGCGCAGCTCATGGTTTTGGGCTCCCACGGCCGCGGTGGTTTCAAGGGCATGCTGCTGGGCTCCACTTCCCGTGCACTGCTGCAGTACGCGCCGTGCCCGATGATGGTTGTGCGTCCGAAGAGTGCAAACTAG
- a CDS encoding DUF2020 domain-containing protein, whose product MRRPAAHRGRATLALVASVSLLLTSCGQDGGTAGGDSDTTAAERTVEPVHGTELPIDARPAFIGQGQLQPACPYLDTEWVQNTNGQRITGIGVDTRFDPPACVFWSYEDTPAVQVMVRKMTTNSDAVAVVDHAAPIDETLKALEPEDWSGGLKGSKDGGGSLYAVWKDEDAVVTFSEQPDSAKPRDITAEAIKNLGL is encoded by the coding sequence ATGCGTCGCCCTGCCGCTCATAGGGGTCGCGCCACCCTCGCACTCGTGGCGTCGGTCTCACTCCTCCTCACCTCCTGCGGGCAGGACGGCGGCACGGCAGGCGGAGACTCGGACACCACGGCGGCAGAACGCACCGTAGAACCCGTACACGGTACTGAACTGCCTATCGACGCACGCCCCGCGTTCATCGGTCAGGGGCAGTTACAACCAGCTTGTCCCTACCTAGATACCGAGTGGGTTCAGAACACGAACGGCCAACGCATTACGGGCATCGGCGTGGACACGCGTTTCGACCCACCGGCATGCGTCTTCTGGTCCTACGAGGACACCCCAGCCGTCCAGGTCATGGTGCGGAAGATGACCACAAACTCGGATGCCGTGGCTGTCGTGGATCATGCTGCCCCGATCGACGAAACCCTCAAAGCTCTTGAACCCGAAGACTGGAGTGGTGGGCTCAAAGGCAGCAAAGACGGCGGAGGATCCCTCTACGCCGTATGGAAGGACGAGGATGCGGTCGTGACGTTCTCCGAACAGCCGGATTCTGCCAAACCACGTGACATCACCGCCGAGGCAATCAAAAACCTCGGTCTTTAG
- a CDS encoding histone-like nucleoid-structuring protein Lsr2, translating to MARQEVTQYFDDIDNSPLAEEEVQVVDFTIDGVEYTMDLGPKNKQVFDEALAPYINAARRVSKSSSRGKSSAGSSNAVRNKLIREWALNNGIEVSKRGRIAADVVEKFNKAHQ from the coding sequence ATGGCACGTCAAGAAGTTACTCAGTATTTCGACGACATCGATAATTCCCCACTGGCCGAGGAAGAAGTGCAGGTTGTCGATTTCACCATCGACGGCGTGGAATACACCATGGACCTCGGACCAAAGAATAAGCAGGTCTTCGACGAGGCCCTGGCCCCTTACATCAACGCTGCACGCCGGGTTTCCAAGTCCTCTTCTCGCGGCAAGTCCAGCGCCGGCTCCTCCAATGCCGTACGCAACAAGCTCATCCGCGAATGGGCTCTGAACAATGGCATCGAGGTCTCCAAGCGCGGCCGTATCGCCGCTGACGTAGTCGAGAAGTTCAACAAGGCCCACCAGTAA